In Ostrea edulis chromosome 6, xbOstEdul1.1, whole genome shotgun sequence, a single window of DNA contains:
- the LOC125683373 gene encoding uncharacterized protein LOC125683373, with amino-acid sequence MDFMLFLMLPVCVSSVSFHTRDSCPADVVEWNKNKHHFNCSKTEFYHCLLNERNRSGEFCTSERPSRVQTDFCPRYNSHSEVITTEPCNVLHGCPTVPFTSNEVYKYPACLKINERKPIAEGVDAVYSPWPIAIGISVVVVAAIIVIAIVCYIRRRQKPRRRQEEEILLLHRNEVPFYKTSAFHEALSFLQNGGKFLCFHGRWGSGKTTTAKQVYLSVTGRKPVVIEDIADFGVTSCADCVIIEEPFSKHLSEVTLENIMFKIKTLCSRVGNTKDNFAIFTFSDEEWKQFSHDIKKILLELKSGPLLDISLNYDNLSSGDRNQILHSIFGHYNPTTVFRKVEEVATNFNQLYLGYAETCTLLSRCRNSQISDSPVLFSNRPLSYLKMYLERMCKSSEDLERSKFVMLVFMSLNQRKIDLNKSNTELRELFVACDFSLEEVQLASIIPEEFVLREGEGIYVLQHDVIQRMVLVVFGRHHFEKLVRFSSWNELPDWIKEKTRENIIWKICTHPLDEIEPILKISHQQLTELRNKCERIPETRVSENDLA; translated from the exons ATGGACTTCATGCTTTTTCTTATGCTCCCCGTGTGTGTATCTTCAGTATCGTTTCATACACGTGATTCATGCCCAGCGGATGTTGTGGAATGGAACAAGAACAAACATCACTTCAACTGCTCCAAAACAGAATTTTACCATTGTCTTCTTAACGAAAGGAACAGATCAGGAGAGTTCTGTACCAGTGAACGACCCTCTCGAGTTCAAACAG ACTTTTGTCCAAGGTACAACAGCCACTCTGAAGTAATTACGACAGAACCTTGTAACGTACTGCATGGATGTCCTACTGTACCATTTACCTCAAATGAAGTATACAAAT ACCCAGCTTGCCTGAAGATTAATGAAAGAAA ACCGATCGCAGAAGGGGTAGATGCCGTTTACTCCCCCTGGCCTATCGCTATTGGAATCAGTGTAGTAGTAGTAGCGGCCATTATAGTGATAGCTATCGTCTGTTATATTCGCAGACGACAAA AACCAAGGAGACGGCAGGAAGAGGAAATCCTTTTACTCCATAGAAATG AGGTACCTTTCTACAAAACATCAGCTTTTCATGAAGCATTAAGTTTTTTACAAAATGGAGGAAAATTTCTGTGTTTCCATGGACGTTGGGGATCTGGGAAAACGACAACAGCTAAACAAGTTTATCTGtctgtaacaggaaggaagCCAGTAGTCATAGAGGACATAGCTGACTTTGGTGTTACTTCATGCGCCGATTGCGTCATAATTGAAGAGCCATTTTCAAAGCATTTGTCAGAGGTAACACTAGAAAATATAATGTTTAAGATTAAAACTCTCTGCTCAAGAGTTGGGAATACAAAAGACAACTTtgctatttttacattttctgatGAAGAATGGAAACAATTTTCACATGATATCAAGAAAATCTTATTGGAATTAAAAAGTGGGCCATTGCTTGACATTAGTCTAAATTACGACAACTTGAGTTCAGGTGACAGGAATCAAATTCTACATTCCATATTTGGTCACTACAATCCTACAACAGTTTTCAGGAAAGTAGAAGAGGTAGCTACTAATTTTAACCAACTATATCTTGGTTACGCCGAAACATGTACACTGTTGTCAAGATGCAGGAACTCACAGATCAGTGATAGTCCCGTTCTCTTTTCAAATCGACCGCTGTCATATCTGAAAATGTATTTGGAAAGAATGTGCAAGTCTTCGGAGGACTTGGAACGTTCTAAATTTGTGATGTTAGTATTTATGAGTCTTAATCAAAGGAAAATAGACCTAAACAAATCAAACACAGAACTCCGTGAACTCTTTGTGGCATGTGACTTTTCTCTTGAGGAGGTCCAATTAGCATCAATCATACCTGAAGAATTTGTATTGAGAGAAGGAGAGGGAATATACGTTCTTCAACATGACGTCATACAAAGAATGGTACTCGTAGTATTTGGTAGGCATCATTTTGAAAAACTAGTCAGATTTTCTTCATGGAATGAGCTACCAGACTGGATAAAAGAGAAGACGAGAGAGAATATAATTTGGAAGATATGTACACACCCTTTAGATGAAATAGAACCTATCCTAAAAATATCTCATCAACAGTTGACCGAACTTCGaaacaaatgtgaaagaattCCGGAAACACGTGTGTCAGAAAATGATTTAGCATAA